Proteins encoded within one genomic window of Armatimonadota bacterium:
- a CDS encoding fumarate hydratase, whose translation LLRAINDLGLGPAGLGGRITALAVHVETHPCHIASLPVAVNLNCHAHRHAEGAL comes from the coding sequence GCTTGCTGCGCGCCATCAACGACCTCGGCCTCGGCCCCGCAGGACTGGGCGGCCGCATCACCGCGCTGGCGGTGCACGTCGAGACCCATCCCTGCCACATCGCCAGTCTGCCGGTGGCGGTCAACCTCAATTGCCACGCCCACCGCCACGCGGAGGGCGCACTGTGA